One Triticum dicoccoides isolate Atlit2015 ecotype Zavitan chromosome 4B, WEW_v2.0, whole genome shotgun sequence genomic window carries:
- the LOC119291658 gene encoding pentatricopeptide repeat-containing protein At1g09900-like, whose protein sequence is MATQRPLSSGLHDALAFATACPPRLAIVAPPNSQMLTSTLPPPTLPAPGSKPAAKPKPAAAAATVSLDTGGSGRLSALIRSLCAAGRTADAARALDTAGDAAGVVAYNAMVAGYCRAGQLAAARRLAAAVPVPPNAYTYFPILRGLCARGRIADALTVLDEMSLRGCAATPPMCHVILEAACRGGGFRSAVRALEALHARGCTLDSGNCNLVVSAICEQGCVDEGVELLRKLPSFGCKPDIVSYNAVLKGLCMAKRWEDVEELMDEMVRVDCPPNIATFNTLIAYLCRNGLYEQVHETLSQMPEHGCTPDLRMYATIIDGICKDGHHEVANDILSRMPSYGLKPNVVCYNTVLKGLCSAERWEEAEDLLAEMFQKDCPLDDVTFNILVDFFCQNGLVDRVIELLEQMLEYGCIPDVITYTTVINGFCKEGLIDEAVMLLKNMSTCGCKPNTISYTIVLKGLCRAERWVDAEELISHMIQQGCLPNPVTFNTLINFLCKKGLVEQAIELLKQMLVNGCSPDLISYSTVIDGLGKAGKTEEALELLNVMINKGITPNTIIYSSMASALSREGSTDKVIQMFDSIQDATVRSDAVLYNAVISSLCKRWETDRAIDFFAYMVSSGCMPNESTYTILIRGLASEGLVREAQDLLSELCSRRAVRKHLVRHFGIV, encoded by the coding sequence ATGGCAACGCAACGTCCGCTATCCAGTGGCCTCCACGACGCGCTCGCTTTCGCCACAGCTTGTCCTCCACGCCTGGCCATCGTCGCTCCGCCCAACTCGCAGATGCTCACCTCCACGCTCCCGCCTCCCACCCTCCCGGCCCCAGGCTCCAAGCCTGCAGCCAAGCCCAAACCCGCCGCGGCCGCGGCCACGGTCTCCCTCGACACTGGCGGGAGCGGCCGCCTGTCCGCGCTCATCCGCTCCCTCTGCGCCGCCGGCCGCACCGCCGACGCCGCACGCGCCCTCGAcacggccggcgatgccgccggcgTCGTCGCATACAACGCCATGGTCGCCGGGTACTGCCGCGCCGGCCAgctcgccgccgcgcgccgcctcgCGGCCGCCGTCCCGGTCCCGCCCAACGCCTACACCTACTTCCCCATCCTGCGCGGCCTCTGCGCGCGGGGACGGATCGCCGACGCGCTCACGGTGCTCGACGAAATGTCCCTCAGGGGCTGCGCGGCCACCCCGCCCATGTGCCACGTCATCCTGGAGGCCGCGTGCAGGGGCGGCGGGTTCAGGAGCGCCGTGAGGGCTCTCGAGGCGCTGCATGCCAGGGGCTGCACGCTGGACTCCGGCAACTGCAACCTGGTCGTCAGCGCCATCTGTGAGCAAGGGTGCGTGGACGAGGGGGTGGAGTTGCTGAGGAAGCTGCCATCCTTTGGCTGTAAGCCGGACATTGTTAGCTACAACGCGGTGCTCAAGGGCCTGTGCATGGCCAAGAGATGGGAGGACGTGGAGGAGCTCATGGACGAGATGGTTAGGGTGGATTGCCCGCCCAATATTGCCACTTTCAATACCCTCATTGCTTATTTGTGCAGGAACGGGTTGTATGAGCAAGTGCATGAGACCCTTTCGCAGATGCCAGAGCATGGGTGCACACCGGACTTAAGGATGTATGCGACCATTATCGACGGGATTTGCAAGGACGGGCATCATGAGGTTGCAAACGATATTTTGAGCAGGATGCCTTCTTATGGTCTCAAGCCCAATGTTGTTTGCTACAACACTGTGTTGAAGGGCCTATGCAGTGCTGAGCGGTGGGAGGAAGCTGAGGACTTGCTCGCTGAGATGTttcagaaggattgccccctcgatGACGTGACATTCAATATACTTGTCGATTTCTTTTGCCAAAACGGGTTGGTCGACAGGGTAATTGAACTTCTTGAGCAGATGTTGGAGTATGGTTGCATACCAGATGTTATCACATACACTACAGTAATTAATGGCTTTTGCAAAGAAGGGCTTATTGACGAAGCTGTCATGCTTTTAAAAAACATGTCAACCTGTGGATGCAAGCCAAATACCATAAGCTATACTATTGTGTTGAAAGGTTTGTGCAGAGCCGAACGGTGGGTAGATGCTGAGGAGCTGATCTCTCATATGATTCAACAAGGCTGTCTTCCGAATCCTGTTACATTCAACACGCTCATCAATTTCCTGTGCAAAAAGGGATTGGTGGAGCAGGCAATTGAACTTCTTAAGCAGATGTTAGTGAATGGATGCAGTCCTGACCTTATTAGCTACAGTACAGTGATTGATGGACTTGGTAAAGCTGGTAAGACGGAGGAAGCATTGGAGCTGTTAAATGTTATGATCAACAAAGGGATCACCCCAAATACAATAATTTATTCATCAATGGCATCTGCTCTGTCTAGAGAAGGTAGTACCGACAAGGTTATTCAGATGTTTGACAGTATCCAAGATGCCACAGTAAGGTCTGATGCAGTGCTTTACAATGCTGTCATTTCTTCACTTTGCAAAAGATGGGAAACTGATCGTGCCATTGATTTTTTTGCCTACATGGTGTCGAGTGGGTGCATGCCCAACGAATCAACCTACACTATACTTATTAGAGGCTTAGCTAGCGAGGGATTGGTAAGGGAGGCACAAGATTTGCTGAGTGAATTGTGCTCAAGAAGAGCTGTAAGAAAGCACTTGGTGAGACATTTTGGTATTGTTTGA